GGACTGGAATATGGCATGGTTTAAAAAATGAAATATTAATTGAACAAAAGTATCCGGGCAAAGAAGATTATGTTGATCATTTCAATCATCTTTTAAAAGCTTTTAATGATCAACGGTATATCAGGGTTGAAAATAAACCGGTGTTTATCGTATATTCTCCTCAACTTTTGCCTGATGGAAGATTGTTCACAGACCTTTGGAATGAGATGGCGTTAAAAAATGGCTTTGATGGAATTTACTTTATTGGTATCCACGATATCAATTGGGACCATAAAAAAGACGGATTTAATGAGAAATCTGTTCATCAACCCACTCATTATATTCATGTCATGGAACAGCACCTGGGTAGAAGGTTTAGAAACATTATTAGACGGAGAATCCGGAAGGATATACCTTTTGTGGTAAGTTATCAGGAAATTATTGAGTCTTATGATTTTAATATGTTCAAAGACAAGGATTTTATTCCGACACTCCTTCCTAACTGGGATAATACACCGCGTTTAGGTAAAAAAGGATGGGTTTTCAAACATTCAACACCGGAATTGTTCGGGAAACACCTCGAATCAGCTGTTAAGTACGTGATGGACAAACCTCCGGAAAAGAAAATCATCTTTATCAAATCATGGAATGAATGGGCTGAAGGGAATTATCTGGAACCAGATCTGCAGTGGGGTGCCCGTTATCTTAAAGTCATAAAAGATGTGTTGAAAAAATATTACTAATTGCTTTTTTGAATGCATATCCTCTTTATCACCGAAGTCTCACCTTTCCCT
Above is a genomic segment from Bacteroidales bacterium containing:
- a CDS encoding glycoside hydrolase family 99-like domain-containing protein, which produces MDKDNIRILAFYLPQFYPTPENDRWWSKGFTEWTNTIKAIPLFKGHYQPHIPADLGFYDLRISESREAQADLAQQHGIEGFCYWHYWFGNGKQLLERPFKEVLESGKPDYPFCLAWANQSWTGIWHGLKNEILIEQKYPGKEDYVDHFNHLLKAFNDQRYIRVENKPVFIVYSPQLLPDGRLFTDLWNEMALKNGFDGIYFIGIHDINWDHKKDGFNEKSVHQPTHYIHVMEQHLGRRFRNIIRRRIRKDIPFVVSYQEIIESYDFNMFKDKDFIPTLLPNWDNTPRLGKKGWVFKHSTPELFGKHLESAVKYVMDKPPEKKIIFIKSWNEWAEGNYLEPDLQWGARYLKVIKDVLKKYY